The nucleotide sequence ATTCTATAGTTCTATTGCCTTTGCTAATTGACTTATGTTATCGGCAAGGATCATTGGTGTGAGACTTTTGTGGTTTGTATCGGATTTATTTACTGCTTTTGTAATCATCTTTGTTACTAGCCTATCGAAAAATTTCATATTCTCTAGATTAAGTTCTCCTCCAAAGCATTGCTTAGACACAGCGGCTTCCAAAAGTTCCTTAGAAAATGAGTTAGTCAAATATTGCTGGAAATTTTCTGCAAAGCCGCAGCAAATAAAAAGTCCAAGCTTTTTATTTCTTAAAATAGAGTGATTATTTATGCAAAAATCTTTTATACTCTTTTGTATTCGACCTGCGTATATCGATCCGCCTATAATAATTTTATCATACTTTGTAATATCAGGTGTTTGACCATTCTTAATATTTAATAAATCTACCTTTCCGGATAGCTTTGCTGAAAGACTCTTAGCACACCTTTCAGTGCAGCCATACTTGGTTGCATAAATGATTAAAGTACCCATGTAATCACCTCCAATTACACCCATATTAGATTCTCTGCATTATTATAACATATTTGCAATAAATATGATAATAATTGAAGGAAAATAAAGTCATTGCAATAGCAAAAAACTTCTAGGCAAGTATCATGCTTTATTGAATCATAAGCTAGACTTTGTTAAAATAGTAGTTGAGTTCAGGACAACTATTTGTTGCAGATATGTTGCAGAAATAATTTATAAAGGAGAATATGGATGATAGATAGAGAAAAGAGACTGGCCAATGAAAATGTACTTAAATTACTGGTAAGTTTTTCTGTTCCTGCTATAATAGGCATGCTGGTAAACGCCTTATATAATATTGTTGACAGAATCTTTATAGGACAGATAAAAGATGTGGGAGATATGGCCATAACCGGTGTTGGACTTACTTTTCCAATTTCGACTTTTACTATGGCCTTTGCTATGCTGACAGGTATAGGAGCAGCAGCTACAATTTCAATAAGACTTGGTCAAAAGAAAAAAGAAGAAGCAGAACATATACTTGGCAATGCTTTTGTTTTAGCCATCGTTTTTGCTATTATAGTTTCGACAATTAGTCTATTGTTTATAGATAAGTTACTAATAGCTTTTGGTGCTAGCGATAATACCTTTAGTTATGCCAAAGATTACATTGTAATTATCTTATTGGGTACAATTTTCAGCATGACATCCTTCAGCATGAATCATTGTATCAGAGCATCTGGTAACCCTAAAAGAGCTGCATCAACCATGCTGATTGGTGCCATATTGAATACAATTCTGGATCCGATTTTTATCTTTACTTTTGATATGGGAGTAAAAGGAGCGGCACTAGCTACAATAATTTCACAAGCAGTTTCAGCTACATGGGTACTTAGTTACTTCATACTGGGGAAAAGCAATTTAAAGTTTAAGGTCATCAACTTTAAACCTAATTTTAGAATCATCAAGAGTATTTTTGCTATAGGTGCCTCACCTTTTTCAATGCAGTTAGCTGCCAGCGTAGTGTCTATAACTGCTAATAAATCACTATTTGCTTACGGTGGTGATATGGCCATCGGGGCAATGACAGTGATTAACTCAGTGTCAACTATTTTCTTAATGCCCATTTTCGGATTAAACCAAGGAGCACAACCTATTATTGGGTTTAACTATGGTGCAAAGGCCTATGACCGTGTAAAAGCTACACTGAAATACGCTATTACTGCAGCAACTGTTTTTGTTATCATAGGCTTTTTAACAGTACAGATATTTTCTGCTCAGTTAGTAAAGTTTTTTAATGACAAAGAGGAACTTGTTAATATTGGCTCAGAAGGAATAAGAATCTACTTATTTATGTTGCCAATTATTGGCTTCCAAATAATTAGTGCAAACTATTTTCAAAGCATAGGGAAAGCTAAAGTATCGATATTTCTCAGTTTACTAAGACAAGTAATTCTACTTATACCACTGTATATTATTCTGCCAAGAATTTTTGGAACTCTGACAAGTGTTTGGTTTGCAGGTCCAATTGCTGATGCTAGCGCATCTGTCATAACTTTTATTTTTATATCCAGAGAGCTGCGTAGATTGCAGAATGCTCATACTGATCACAAAAAAGATATTGAATACATTGCAGTAAACGAATCATAGTCAAATAGCAGCGGTTATATTAATTCTCGTATTTTGATGAAAATATGGAAACCGCTGCTTTTTTCTTTGTATAAATTTTCACATAGATGAGAAAATAAAATAAGATTGAGAAGATTTTAATACAATATAGTAATTGGAGGAATTACCATGTACTACGAAAGCGAAAGGATAAAAAAACTGTCGGAAAAGCTAATGAATGAGCCCTCAAAAATGCTCATAAGTGATTATATCTGTTTGATTAGTTCCTTGAGAAATGCCTCTTCTAGGCTTAATATCAAAAGACTGATATTAAATACATATAATGCCATAATGAGTGCTGAAAATATAGATTTAGAGTTAAAGTTTCAGTTAAAGGTTGCAGTTTCTTCACTGTCTAATGGCCAACCTCCACTAATTTCGTAAGACTTCTCATTTTAAAATTGATACTACATATATGGTATCATATTCCTGCCGGTTAAAAATCACTGATAATTATAAAAACTAAAGTAAAATATTAACCTTTGATTAATGCATTAGATTATTAGTCAAGGGTTTTCTTTTTTGGGCCCACCAATAGTAACTAGTTTTAAAGTAGTTAATGTATATTCTTATATTGAATAACTTGACTTACACAGACAAACGTATGATAATGAATTTGTGTATGTTTCCTTCTAGTAACATTAATTTTATATGGAGAGTGATGATTAATGAAAGATATTTTTGAAAAGTGCTCCCAATTCACTAAAGCAAAGGAACTTATTAACACAGGATATTACCCCTATTTTCATGCTCTAGGCTCTGGACAAGATACTGAAGTTATTATGAATGGAAAAAGGACGATAATGTTAGGTTCTAATAATTATTTAGGCTTGACTTCAGACGAAAGAGTGAAACAAGCTTCCATTGAAGCTATAGAAAAATATGGCACCGGCTGCTCAGGTTCACGCTTTCTAAACGGAACTCTACAGTTACATTTAGAACTAGAGAATAGAATAGCAAAATTTATACATAAAGAAGCAGTAATGACATTTAGTACAGGCTTTCAAAGTAATTTGGGAATTATCTCTGCCATTGCCGGCAAAGATGATTACATCATAATGGATAGAAAAAATCATGCCAGTCTTTTTGATGGCTGCAGGCTCAGCTTTGGTAAGACAGTTAAGTTTAAGCATAATGATATGGAAGATTTAGAGAGAATATTAAACATCATACCTGAAGACAAAGGTAAACTAATTGTAGTAGATGGTGTTTTCAGCATGGAAGGCGATATTGCAGATCTTCCTTCAATAGTAAGTTTAGCAAAAAAATATGGAGCAAGAATAATGGTGGATGATGCCCATGGTTTTGGGGTAATGGGTGAAAATGGAAGAGGTACTGCTGAGTACTTTGGCCTTGAAGATGAAGTTGACATAATTATGAGTACCTTCAGTAAATCACTGGCAAGCCTTGGA is from Clostridium thermarum and encodes:
- a CDS encoding flavodoxin domain-containing protein — encoded protein: MGTLIIYATKYGCTERCAKSLSAKLSGKVDLLNIKNGQTPDITKYDKIIIGGSIYAGRIQKSIKDFCINNHSILRNKKLGLFICCGFAENFQQYLTNSFSKELLEAAVSKQCFGGELNLENMKFFDRLVTKMITKAVNKSDTNHKSLTPMILADNISQLAKAIEL
- a CDS encoding MATE family efflux transporter, producing MDREKRLANENVLKLLVSFSVPAIIGMLVNALYNIVDRIFIGQIKDVGDMAITGVGLTFPISTFTMAFAMLTGIGAAATISIRLGQKKKEEAEHILGNAFVLAIVFAIIVSTISLLFIDKLLIAFGASDNTFSYAKDYIVIILLGTIFSMTSFSMNHCIRASGNPKRAASTMLIGAILNTILDPIFIFTFDMGVKGAALATIISQAVSATWVLSYFILGKSNLKFKVINFKPNFRIIKSIFAIGASPFSMQLAASVVSITANKSLFAYGGDMAIGAMTVINSVSTIFLMPIFGLNQGAQPIIGFNYGAKAYDRVKATLKYAITAATVFVIIGFLTVQIFSAQLVKFFNDKEELVNIGSEGIRIYLFMLPIIGFQIISANYFQSIGKAKVSIFLSLLRQVILLIPLYIILPRIFGTLTSVWFAGPIADASASVITFIFISRELRRLQNAHTDHKKDIEYIAVNES
- a CDS encoding aminotransferase class I/II-fold pyridoxal phosphate-dependent enzyme, producing MKDIFEKCSQFTKAKELINTGYYPYFHALGSGQDTEVIMNGKRTIMLGSNNYLGLTSDERVKQASIEAIEKYGTGCSGSRFLNGTLQLHLELENRIAKFIHKEAVMTFSTGFQSNLGIISAIAGKDDYIIMDRKNHASLFDGCRLSFGKTVKFKHNDMEDLERILNIIPEDKGKLIVVDGVFSMEGDIADLPSIVSLAKKYGARIMVDDAHGFGVMGENGRGTAEYFGLEDEVDIIMSTFSKSLASLGGFIAASEEVIHYVRHVSRPFIFSASIPPANAAAALAALNILETEPDRIQKLWKAAEYMREGFKSIGIDTISSKTPIIPVMTWDDFNTFKISKELLDEGVYVNPVVSPAVKPGEALLRTSYTATHTKEQLDFALDKFKKVFAQYKK